Within the Magnetospirillum sp. ME-1 genome, the region CCGGTGGCGATCAGCAGGGTCTGGTAGCGCCAGACCTCGCCGCTCTCCAGGCTGACCGCCTTGGTCTTGGAATCCAGCGACACCACGCGGGCGTTGGGCACATAGGTGCAGGCGTTGGCCTCGAAGAAGCTCTGGTCGCGCAGCAGCACCTTGTCCGGGGCCGAGCGCCCCGACACCACATAGGGCAGGATGGTCGGCGAATAGGGCAGCCGCTGATCGCGGGTCAGCATGGCCATGGAGCCGTCGGGATCCACCAGACGGATGGCGCGCAGGGCTTCCAGCGCCGCATGGCTGGAGCCGACGAGAAGGTATTTGGCCTCGGGCATCATCGACCTCAATCGTTCTCGTTCAGCCACACGGGACCGGCGGCGGCTTCGCCCCCGGCCAGACGGAAGGTGCGCCGCACCACTTGGGCGAAGTGCTCGACGGTGATGTCGGCCCCGGCCAGTCCGCCGATGAAGCTCATCATGGGGATGCGGGCGGTCTGGTGGGCATAGAGCGCCGCCAGCACCTCCTGGAAGGCCGGGCCGCAGTTCCAGCCGAAATTGACCGAGCGGTCCACCACGCCGATGGCCTTGACCTTGGAAAGGGCCTGGGCAATGCGAGCGGCGGGGAACGGGCGGAAGGTCTTGATCTTGACCAGACCGACCTTCTTGCCGTCGGCCCGCGCCTCGTCGACCGCATCCTTGGCGGCGCCGGTCATGGAACCGATGGTGACCAGCGCCACCTCGGCGTCCTCCATGCGGTATTCCTCGATCAGCGGCGACCAGTAGCGCCCCGTACGCTTGCCCCAATCGGCATGGGCGTCCTCGATCACCTGCAGCGCGGTCTGCATGCCTGAGCACAGGCCCTTCCTGTACTTGACGAACATGGAAGGCCCGACGCCGCCGGCGCCCCCCGTGAGCGGGTCCACCGCCATGGGGCGCTCGGGGTCCAGGCAGGCGTGCCAGTTGACCTGCTTCTCGCCCAGGAAGGCGTCGACCACCGACTGCTCGGGCAATTCCACCCGCGCCACGCCATAGGACAGGTAATTGCCGTCATGGTTGACGTTGACCGGCAGCATCACGTCGGGATGCTCGGCCACCTTGTAGGCGATGGGGATGGTATCGAGGATTTCCTGCTGGGTCTCGCAGTACATGTGGATCCAGCCCACCTCCTTCACCGTCATGGCGTCCTGCTGGCCGCCCCACACACAGGTGGGCGACACGGCGTCGCGGGTGACCAGCGACACCACCATGGGCAGGCGCAGGCCCGGCGTGCGGAAATAGGGCTCGAACATGAAGGCCAACCCTTGCGCCGACGTGGCGGAATAGGTCCGGGCCCCGGCCAGCACCGCGCCGTGCAGCACCGACAGCACGGTGTGCTCGCCCTCCACGTCCATCAGATCGGCGTCCATGCGGCCGTCGGCGATGAACTGGGCCAGATACTCCACCAGCGAGCTTTGCGGCGTGATGGGATAGACGGCCACCATGTCGGGACGCGACAGGCAGGCGCCCCAGGCCGCCGCCTCGTTGCCGTCGCAGACGATGACCTTACCGGTCGGAGCGGTGATCTCGTTCATGCTCAACCCTCCGCCTCTTCAACCATCTTGATGGCGCCATGCGGGCATTCCTCGGCGCAGATGCCGCAGCCCTTGCAGTAGTCGTAGTTGAAGTCGAACCACGCCGCCTTCTCGACCACGCACTGCACCGGACAGTACAGCCAGCAGGTGGCGCACTTGACGCAGCGGTCGCGATCGACGATGGGGCGCAGCGCCCGCCAGTCGCCGGTGAGCATGGTGGTGTACTCGGTGGCGATGGGGCACATATTGTCGGGAACATTTCTGAGGCTCATGCCGCCTTCTCCTTGCCGAGATCCAGCACGACGGTCTCGGCATAGCCGCGCCGCACCGCCTCGATGTTCTGCTTCAGGCCGGCGTCGCGGAAATGGGCCTCTTCCAGCGCCTTTTCCAGCGATTCCACGCTCACCAGACCGGTAGCCTTGGCGAAGGAGCCCAGCATGATGGTGTTGGTGATCTGGCGCTTGAAGATGTCCATGGCGATGGGAATGGCGTTGCAGGTGGCCACCCGGCTGACCATGGAAGGCACCTCGATGTCGCCCGGCGCCTTGGACGTGGCCATGATCAGCGTTCCGCCCTTGGGCATGCCGGCGAACACGTCCACCGCGCGGGCCACGGTGGGATCGATCACCACGACGATATTGGGGGTGTAGATATTCGTGACACGGCGGATCTCCGTATCGGAGAGCCGGAGAAACGCCACCACCGGCGCGCCGCGGCGTTCGAAGCCGAAGGCGGGAATGGCCATGACGTGTCGCCCTTCCTCCACCAGAGCGGCGGCCAGAATGGCGGAAGCCAAGACGGCACCTTGTCCGCCACGGCCATGAAGACGCACTTCATGCATGGTTTCCCGATCCTCCCGTAGACCTCTAAGCCGTTACCGGCACTTGACGGCCGGTTAATTCGGTATTTCATTACCTATTACAGATTTCCATCGCTAAAAGCAAGTTTCGTATCACGTTGCATTGCGGAATCCGCATGGGGGATTTTTGCCCCGCCACCGCACGATTTTGCTGGATTTTGCAGTGCGGAATGGGGTAGCTACTCCTTCAGGATAGTATAATACCTCCTTAGGGTAGGCAAATTTACGTAGAGGGCTGTAATCATGTATGATTCCACCATGGCTTCGAACGACACCAATGCGCGCAACTGGATCGCGCTGGGCATCGTCGGCCTGACCGCCCTGGCCATCACGGTGCTGTTCTCGCCGGCCGTCGGCCTCTACGATCTCGGCCCGGCGCAAAAGCAAATCGCCGCCAGCGGACGCTGACGGCGATCGGTTTGCCTTCAAGCCTTAAGGCGGGGCGGCGTCACAGCCCCAGATAGGCTTCCTTCACCTTATCGTCATTGAGCAGGCGCGAGCCCTGGTCGGTCAGGACCACCGAGCCGGTCTCCAGCACATAGCCGCGGTCGGCGATGGCCAGGGCGGCATAGGCGTTCTGCTCCACCAGGAAGATGGTGGTTCCCTGATCCTTCAGCGCCTGGATGGTGCGGAAGATTTCCGCCACCAGCAGCGGCGCTAGGCCCATGGACGGCTCGTCGAGCAGCAGCACGCGGGGATTGGCCATCAGCGCCCGGGCGATGGCCAGCATCTGCTGCTGGCCGCCCGACAGGGTACCGGCCGGCAGTTCCCGCTTCTTGTGCAGAATGGGGAACATCTCGTACATGCGGTCCATGTCCGCCTTGACGTCCGGGCCCTGGCGGCGATAGGCGCCCAGGCGCAGATTGTCCTCCACCGACATGGGGCCGAACACCTGGCGGCCTTCGGGCGACTGGCAGATGCCGAGGCCCACCCGCTTTTCAGGCGCCATCCTGGTGATGTCCTGGCCGGCGAACTTGATGGTTCCGCCGGTCACGCTCTGGACGCCCGAGATGCAGCGCAAGAGGGTGGTCTTGCCGGCGCCGTTGGCGCCCACCAGGGCGACCAGCTCACCCTCGGCCACCTGGACGTCGATGCCCTTCAGCGCCTGGATGCGGCCGTAATGGCTGGTGAGATTGGAGATTTCGAGCAGCATTCCCATGTTCATCACCCGTGCGTGCCGAGATAGGCGCTGACCACTTCCGGATTGGCGAGGACTTCGGCCGGAGTTCCCTCGGCCAGCTTGCGTCCGTAATCGAGCGCCGTGATCTGGTCGGAGATGCCCATCACCATCTTCATGTCGTGTTCCACCAGAACCACGGTTATGCCCGACGCCGCCACCTTCTTGATGACCTCGTCGATCTCGCGGCTTTCGGTGGCGTTCAGGCCCGCCGCCGGCTCGTCGAGCAGCAGCATCTTGGGCTGGGCGGCCAGCGCCCGGGCGATTTCCAGCCGCTTCAGCGCCCCGTAGGGCATGGAAGCGGCGTCGGCGTCCACGTACTTGGCCAGACCGACGAACTCCATCAGCCCGGCGCAGTAGTCGCGGCACTCGCGGTCGCGGCGCTTGACCTTGGGCAGGCGCAGCAGCGAGGGCAGGAACCGCCGGTCCAGATGCAGGTGATGGCCGACCATGACGTTCTCGATGGCCTGCATGTTGAAGAATATCTGCAGGTTCTGGAACGTGCGGCTCATGCCCAGCGCCGCCAGCTCGTAGGGCTTCATGCCCGACACCAGCCGGTCCTGGAACAGCACCCGGCCCGAACTGGGGGTGTAGACCCCGGTGATCAGGTTGAACAGGGTGGTCTTGCCGGCGCCGTTGGGGCCGATGATGGAGTGGATGTGCCCGGCCTCCACCGTGAAGGACAGGTCCTCGACCGCATGGACGCCGCCGAATTCCTTGGAGAGCTTTTCGACCTTGAGCAGGCTCATGACGCGGCCCTCCTGCTCTTCAGCATGATCAGCAGGCTGGGCAGCAGGCCCTTGGGCATGAAGATCATGGTGCCCATCATGATGACGCCCAGGATCATCGCCTCGTACTGCTCGACCACGGCCAGCAGCTGCGGCAGCAGGGTGAGGATCACCGCGCCGACCACCGCGCCGTACACCGACGCCATGCCGCCCAGCACCACCATGGTCACGAAGTGGACCGAGCCGAAGAAGCTGCCGATGTCGGGGGTGATGAAGCCGTTCTTGTGGGCGAACAGCGAGCCGACCACCGAGGCGAACACCGCCGAGACCACGAAGACCAGGACCTTGTAGCTGGAGGTGTCGACGCCGACCACCTCGGCCCCCACCTCCGAGCCGTGGACGGCGCGCAGCGCCCGGCCCACCGGCGATTCGATCAGGTTCAAGGACAGCCACACCGCGAAGATCAGCAGCACGCCGGTCACCCAGTACCACATCTGGTCGCCCTTGATGGTGAAGCCCAGCATCTTGAAATTGCCCAGGCTCATGCCGTCGGGGCCGCCGGTGATGCCGGCCTCGGTCTTCAGGACGATGTGGATGATGATGCCGATGCCCAGCGTCGCCATGGCCAGGTAATGGCCCTTGAGCTTGAGAATGGGACGCGCCACCACGAAGGCCAGAATGCCGACCACCGCCGCCGACAGCACCAGCGCGCCGATGGCCGGCACGCCGTACTTCTCGGTCAGGATGCCCGAGCCATAGGCGCCCAGCGCGAAGAAGCCCGCATGCCCCAGGCTGATCTGCCCGGCATAGCCGATCAGCAGGTTCAGCCCGACGCAGACGATGGCGTTGAACATGGCGTTAACGCCGACGTCATAGAAATAGCTGTTTGAGAACCCGACGGGGGCGACGGTGACGATGATCGCCAGTACCGCCAGCCCACCGGTTCGCGCTGTCATGAGATTCATGGCGTCACACCCGATCCGTGCCGCGCTTGCCGAACAGGCCGCTGGG harbors:
- the padG gene encoding NADH-dependent phenylglyoxylate dehydrogenase subunit alpha; this translates as MNEITAPTGKVIVCDGNEAAAWGACLSRPDMVAVYPITPQSSLVEYLAQFIADGRMDADLMDVEGEHTVLSVLHGAVLAGARTYSATSAQGLAFMFEPYFRTPGLRLPMVVSLVTRDAVSPTCVWGGQQDAMTVKEVGWIHMYCETQQEILDTIPIAYKVAEHPDVMLPVNVNHDGNYLSYGVARVELPEQSVVDAFLGEKQVNWHACLDPERPMAVDPLTGGAGGVGPSMFVKYRKGLCSGMQTALQVIEDAHADWGKRTGRYWSPLIEEYRMEDAEVALVTIGSMTGAAKDAVDEARADGKKVGLVKIKTFRPFPAARIAQALSKVKAIGVVDRSVNFGWNCGPAFQEVLAALYAHQTARIPMMSFIGGLAGADITVEHFAQVVRRTFRLAGGEAAAGPVWLNEND
- the padF gene encoding NADH-dependent phenylglyoxylate dehydrogenase subunit delta, which translates into the protein MSLRNVPDNMCPIATEYTTMLTGDWRALRPIVDRDRCVKCATCWLYCPVQCVVEKAAWFDFNYDYCKGCGICAEECPHGAIKMVEEAEG
- a CDS encoding 2-oxoacid:acceptor oxidoreductase family protein, which produces MASAILAAALVEEGRHVMAIPAFGFERRGAPVVAFLRLSDTEIRRVTNIYTPNIVVVIDPTVARAVDVFAGMPKGGTLIMATSKAPGDIEVPSMVSRVATCNAIPIAMDIFKRQITNTIMLGSFAKATGLVSVESLEKALEEAHFRDAGLKQNIEAVRRGYAETVVLDLGKEKAA
- a CDS encoding ABC transporter ATP-binding protein, which encodes MLLEISNLTSHYGRIQALKGIDVQVAEGELVALVGANGAGKTTLLRCISGVQSVTGGTIKFAGQDITRMAPEKRVGLGICQSPEGRQVFGPMSVEDNLRLGAYRRQGPDVKADMDRMYEMFPILHKKRELPAGTLSGGQQQMLAIARALMANPRVLLLDEPSMGLAPLLVAEIFRTIQALKDQGTTIFLVEQNAYAALAIADRGYVLETGSVVLTDQGSRLLNDDKVKEAYLGL
- a CDS encoding ABC transporter ATP-binding protein; the protein is MSLLKVEKLSKEFGGVHAVEDLSFTVEAGHIHSIIGPNGAGKTTLFNLITGVYTPSSGRVLFQDRLVSGMKPYELAALGMSRTFQNLQIFFNMQAIENVMVGHHLHLDRRFLPSLLRLPKVKRRDRECRDYCAGLMEFVGLAKYVDADAASMPYGALKRLEIARALAAQPKMLLLDEPAAGLNATESREIDEVIKKVAASGITVVLVEHDMKMVMGISDQITALDYGRKLAEGTPAEVLANPEVVSAYLGTHG
- a CDS encoding branched-chain amino acid ABC transporter permease encodes the protein MNLMTARTGGLAVLAIIVTVAPVGFSNSYFYDVGVNAMFNAIVCVGLNLLIGYAGQISLGHAGFFALGAYGSGILTEKYGVPAIGALVLSAAVVGILAFVVARPILKLKGHYLAMATLGIGIIIHIVLKTEAGITGGPDGMSLGNFKMLGFTIKGDQMWYWVTGVLLIFAVWLSLNLIESPVGRALRAVHGSEVGAEVVGVDTSSYKVLVFVVSAVFASVVGSLFAHKNGFITPDIGSFFGSVHFVTMVVLGGMASVYGAVVGAVILTLLPQLLAVVEQYEAMILGVIMMGTMIFMPKGLLPSLLIMLKSRRAAS